One stretch of Microvirga lotononidis DNA includes these proteins:
- a CDS encoding CMD domain protein produces MSTHIPDVIDHLAGIQSGSNLDVLRNQRPQARENAQKSYLALFAPEFPGDVTALERYAVATFVAGLHGQPHVTEFYSAELQRLGHPRRTDVIDTEIALGAAKGPYGAYPEGPLTVENEQGPVYQVSADNRERLGARLTAALEHAHLLVLHPRDASPAALQKLLDAGWSTTDIVTLSQLVSFLSFQIRVVAGLRALADASAVETNDAEYTQIFTGVLASGAV; encoded by the coding sequence ATGAGCACACATATCCCTGACGTCATCGATCACCTTGCCGGAATCCAGTCGGGTTCCAACCTCGACGTCCTGCGCAATCAGCGGCCGCAGGCGCGGGAGAATGCGCAGAAGAGCTATCTCGCACTGTTCGCGCCGGAATTTCCCGGCGACGTTACGGCTCTCGAACGCTACGCCGTCGCGACCTTCGTGGCAGGTCTCCATGGTCAGCCGCATGTGACCGAGTTCTATTCGGCGGAGCTGCAAAGGCTCGGACATCCCAGACGCACCGACGTGATCGACACGGAAATCGCCCTCGGAGCGGCGAAGGGCCCCTACGGCGCCTACCCGGAAGGGCCCCTGACCGTCGAGAACGAGCAGGGCCCGGTCTACCAGGTGTCCGCCGACAACCGGGAGCGCCTCGGAGCCCGGCTCACGGCGGCCCTGGAACACGCACATCTGCTCGTGCTCCATCCGAGGGACGCGAGCCCTGCCGCCTTGCAGAAGTTGCTCGATGCCGGGTGGTCGACGACGGACATCGTGACCCTGTCGCAGCTCGTGTCCTTCCTGTCCTTTCAGATCCGTGTCGTCGCGGGCTTGCGGGCTCTGGCCGACGCCTCCGCAGTCGAGACCAACGACGCGGAGTATACGCAGATCTTCACGGGCGTCCTGGCATCCGGCGCCGTTTGA
- a CDS encoding putative FMN-dependent luciferase-like monooxygenase yields the protein MTTSSQGKRLGFFTRLLDEAGAAERYRLASEQIVHAERHGFDSAWVAQHHFHEAEGGLPSPLVFLSHVAAQTSRIRLGTGIITLPLENPVRVAEDAVVLDLLSGGRLEVGVGTGGTPSSFTAFGLDSANRSEIYDRHLAVVRESWDGRPLNGGDYLYPSAPGLNDRVWQATFSVGGGIRAGKAGDGLMLSRTQPRPKEAPRATLPDIQHPIIDAYLEALPDGRAPRIVASRSLFVADDREEALRLAEKGLRRVVADFAAKGHVIPGNSLADVLAALDTHVGTPADVLESLSRDTILPRVTDLVFQVHSVDPPHEYILRSIELIASEVAPALGWHAPATKPEKRVALVR from the coding sequence ATGACGACATCCTCACAGGGCAAAAGGCTCGGGTTCTTCACCCGCCTTCTGGATGAGGCCGGTGCGGCCGAGCGCTACCGCCTGGCGTCGGAGCAGATCGTCCATGCAGAGCGGCACGGGTTCGACTCGGCCTGGGTCGCCCAGCATCATTTCCACGAGGCGGAGGGCGGCCTCCCGTCGCCTCTCGTCTTCCTGTCCCATGTGGCCGCGCAAACCTCGAGAATCCGCCTCGGCACGGGCATCATCACCTTGCCGCTGGAAAATCCCGTGCGGGTGGCTGAAGACGCAGTGGTGCTGGACCTGTTGTCCGGCGGCCGCCTGGAGGTCGGTGTCGGCACCGGCGGCACGCCCTCGTCCTTCACGGCGTTCGGCCTCGACAGTGCGAACCGCTCCGAGATCTACGACCGGCATCTCGCCGTCGTTCGCGAGTCCTGGGATGGGCGGCCTCTGAACGGAGGAGATTACCTCTACCCGTCCGCACCGGGTCTGAACGACCGGGTCTGGCAGGCGACTTTCTCCGTCGGCGGCGGCATTCGCGCCGGAAAGGCCGGCGACGGTCTCATGCTCTCGCGCACGCAGCCTCGTCCGAAGGAGGCCCCACGGGCAACGCTCCCGGACATTCAGCATCCGATCATCGACGCCTATCTCGAGGCGCTGCCCGATGGGCGGGCGCCGCGCATCGTCGCCTCGCGTTCGCTCTTCGTCGCGGACGATCGGGAGGAAGCGCTCCGCCTCGCCGAAAAGGGTCTGCGTCGCGTCGTGGCCGATTTCGCCGCCAAGGGGCACGTCATCCCGGGCAATAGCCTGGCAGACGTTCTCGCCGCCCTCGACACGCATGTGGGCACGCCCGCGGACGTGCTCGAGAGCCTGAGCCGCGACACCATCTTGCCGCGGGTGACGGACCTCGTATTCCAGGTCCACTCGGTCGATCCGCCGCACGAATACATCCTGCGCTCGATCGAACTGATCGCCAGCGAGGTGGCGCCGGCCCTTGGCTGGCACGCGCCCGCAACCAAGCCCGAAAAGCGCGTCGCCCTCGTGCGCTGA
- a CDS encoding dipeptide ABC transporter ATP-binding protein yields MTAAMTIQPASTDVSTASVLEISNLAVGYRGGEGFQRVVHEVSLRVRPGEVVALVGESGSGKTTTAQAVIGLLAENGRLESGAVRLNGTDIAGWSQKRLDTIRGSKISLIPQDPTSSLNPVKTIGEQVAEVLQIHRRGSRAEIDARVIELLTRVGLSQPELRTRQYPHELSGGMRQRVLIAIAIALRPALIIADEPTSALDVTVQKRILDLIDELRREYGTAVLLVTHDLGVAADRANHIVVLKGGRVQEQGPTADVLTSPRSEYTRKLLADAPSLGKARSVYRTRSLRTGASDDAIVVENLVQDFSLSGRRGSFRAVDDVSFTVQRGTTHAIVGESGSGKTTTARSIVGFQKPTSGRIRVDGADVTTLRGENLRQFRRTIQLVYQNPFASLDPRQTIFEIVEEPLLNFDPLPREDRARKVRGILERVGLPPSILSRKPHALSGGQRQRVAIARALVLDPQVLVLDEAVSALDVTVQAQILALLDELQQALGLTYLFISHDLAVVRQISDTVSVLHNGRQVDGGRVEDVFMNPGSAYTRELISAIPGQRNASQHSFR; encoded by the coding sequence ATGACCGCCGCCATGACCATCCAGCCTGCATCCACCGACGTGTCGACCGCGTCCGTTCTGGAGATCAGCAATCTTGCCGTCGGTTATCGCGGCGGTGAAGGCTTCCAGCGCGTCGTCCACGAGGTGTCGCTCCGGGTGCGCCCAGGCGAGGTCGTCGCTCTGGTGGGCGAGTCGGGTTCAGGAAAGACCACGACGGCGCAGGCGGTCATAGGGCTCCTTGCGGAGAACGGCCGGCTGGAATCCGGCGCGGTGCGCCTCAACGGCACCGACATCGCGGGCTGGTCGCAGAAGCGGCTCGACACGATCCGTGGCAGCAAGATCAGCCTGATCCCGCAGGACCCGACGAGTTCGCTCAACCCGGTCAAGACCATCGGTGAGCAGGTCGCTGAAGTGTTGCAGATCCACCGCAGAGGCAGCCGTGCGGAGATCGACGCCCGCGTCATCGAGCTTCTGACACGTGTCGGCCTCTCCCAGCCGGAGCTGCGCACCAGGCAATATCCGCACGAATTGTCGGGCGGCATGCGCCAGCGCGTCCTCATCGCCATCGCGATTGCGCTGCGTCCCGCCCTGATCATCGCCGACGAGCCGACCAGCGCGCTCGACGTGACGGTGCAGAAGCGCATTCTCGATCTCATCGACGAGCTCCGCCGCGAGTACGGCACGGCCGTTCTGCTCGTGACTCACGACCTGGGCGTCGCGGCCGACCGAGCGAACCATATCGTCGTTCTGAAGGGCGGGCGCGTTCAGGAGCAGGGGCCGACTGCGGATGTCCTGACCTCTCCGCGCAGCGAGTACACGCGCAAGCTTCTGGCCGATGCTCCCTCGCTCGGCAAAGCCCGCTCCGTCTACCGGACCCGATCGCTGCGCACCGGCGCGAGCGACGACGCCATCGTGGTCGAGAATCTGGTGCAGGATTTCTCCCTCAGTGGCCGCCGGGGCTCCTTCCGGGCCGTGGACGACGTCTCCTTCACGGTTCAAAGGGGAACAACCCACGCCATCGTGGGCGAATCCGGCTCCGGCAAGACCACCACCGCGCGAAGCATCGTCGGCTTCCAGAAGCCCACTTCCGGCCGCATTCGCGTCGACGGCGCCGACGTGACGACGCTCCGCGGGGAGAACCTGCGCCAGTTCCGCAGAACCATCCAACTCGTCTACCAGAACCCGTTCGCCTCTCTCGATCCGCGCCAGACCATCTTCGAGATCGTCGAGGAGCCGCTTCTGAACTTCGATCCGCTGCCGCGGGAGGATCGGGCGCGAAAGGTTCGAGGCATTCTCGAGCGGGTAGGCCTTCCGCCATCGATTCTGTCCCGCAAGCCGCATGCCTTGTCCGGAGGGCAGCGGCAGCGCGTCGCCATCGCCCGTGCGCTGGTGCTCGACCCGCAGGTGCTGGTGCTCGACGAGGCCGTGTCGGCTCTCGACGTCACGGTGCAGGCGCAGATCCTGGCGCTGCTCGACGAGCTCCAGCAGGCTCTGGGTCTGACATACCTCTTCATCTCGCACGATCTCGCGGTGGTCCGCCAGATCTCGGATACGGTCTCCGTCCTGCACAACGGCCGCCAGGTCGACGGCGGCCGCGTCGAGGACGTGTTCATGAACCCCGGCAGCGCCTACACGCGCGAGCTCATCAGCGCAATTCCAGGACAGCGCAACGCCAGCCAGCACTCTTTCCGGTAA
- a CDS encoding ABC transporter permease, giving the protein MTGLNTIGRSLLSDDPDVLDGSSAGKRHASSGARWLKAVRSIQTGLVLAWFVMAVVALWALFPQWFTSYSPTVGVARQQLRAPSAEHWLGTDALGRDLLSRIIYGAGNSLSGAFVAVGVGLLVGTTLGIVAGSARGRIDGAIMRGVDVLLSIPQLLLSLSIVILLGFGIVNAAIAVGVTSIASFARLARSEVVRVRTSDYVEAAFGSGGTFGRVLWRHILPNSLTSVIAFAALQLGWAILTISTLGFLGYGAPPPTPEWGLLIAEGRNYIARAWWLTTVPGIVVILTVLSANRISQSFGKAKA; this is encoded by the coding sequence ATGACCGGCCTGAATACGATCGGACGTAGCCTGCTGAGTGACGATCCGGATGTCCTCGATGGCTCCTCCGCAGGCAAGAGGCACGCATCGTCAGGCGCGCGGTGGCTGAAGGCCGTCAGGAGCATCCAGACCGGACTCGTGCTGGCTTGGTTCGTCATGGCCGTCGTCGCGCTCTGGGCGCTGTTCCCGCAATGGTTCACGAGCTACAGCCCTACGGTCGGAGTGGCCCGCCAGCAGCTTCGCGCACCGAGCGCCGAGCATTGGCTCGGCACAGACGCGCTGGGGCGCGATCTCCTTTCCCGCATCATCTACGGAGCGGGCAACTCGCTCTCGGGAGCCTTCGTGGCCGTGGGCGTCGGTCTCTTGGTGGGCACCACGCTCGGCATCGTCGCGGGATCGGCGCGCGGCAGGATCGACGGAGCCATCATGCGGGGCGTCGACGTGCTGCTGTCGATCCCCCAGCTTCTTCTGTCGCTCAGCATCGTCATTCTTCTCGGCTTCGGCATCGTGAACGCCGCCATTGCCGTGGGCGTGACCTCAATCGCCAGTTTCGCGCGGCTTGCGCGTTCGGAGGTGGTGCGGGTGCGGACCAGCGACTACGTGGAGGCGGCCTTCGGAAGCGGCGGCACGTTCGGCCGCGTGCTGTGGCGTCATATCCTGCCGAACTCCCTGACCTCCGTAATCGCCTTCGCGGCCCTTCAACTCGGCTGGGCCATCCTGACGATCTCCACTCTGGGCTTCCTCGGCTACGGCGCGCCTCCTCCGACGCCGGAATGGGGCCTGCTGATTGCCGAGGGGCGGAATTACATCGCCCGCGCCTGGTGGCTGACGACGGTTCCCGGGATCGTCGTGATCCTGACCGTGCTGTCGGCGAACCGCATCAGCCAATCCTTCGGAAAGGCCAAGGCATGA
- a CDS encoding ABC transporter permease: MSRYVIGRIGQAALVLWAAFTVSFILLQALPGDAILIKFLNPELGLGPEQIADIRASYGADSPLVVQYFHTAANFLTGQFGYSIHAGVPVGDLILANLPQTLWLSTLGFLLSVVLAVALAALSALSPFLWLRSFIQSIPALFISTPVFWLGILLIQIFSFQLKLIPIINPGPWQGLILPVMTLAVPISAPLAQILMRNIDHVLTEPFVAVARAKGASHRWVLWKHVAKNAVLPTLTIGGILFGELLAGAVVTEAVFGLNGLGGLTQRSVNDQDIAVLQAIVVFSATAFVLINLTVDLLYPVFDPRLRVRQGAVA; the protein is encoded by the coding sequence ATGTCGCGATACGTGATTGGAAGGATCGGGCAGGCGGCCCTCGTGCTCTGGGCTGCTTTCACCGTTTCATTCATCCTGCTGCAGGCTCTGCCGGGCGATGCCATTCTGATCAAGTTCCTGAATCCGGAACTCGGCCTGGGTCCGGAGCAGATCGCGGACATCCGCGCCTCCTATGGAGCCGACAGCCCACTGGTGGTGCAGTATTTCCATACGGCTGCGAATTTCCTGACCGGACAATTCGGCTATTCGATTCACGCGGGCGTCCCCGTCGGTGATCTGATCCTGGCCAACCTGCCGCAGACTCTGTGGCTTTCGACCCTCGGCTTTCTGCTGTCGGTCGTTCTCGCAGTCGCGCTCGCCGCACTCTCGGCGCTGTCACCCTTCCTGTGGCTGCGCTCGTTCATCCAGTCCATCCCGGCGCTCTTCATCTCCACGCCGGTGTTCTGGCTCGGGATCCTGCTGATCCAGATCTTCTCGTTTCAGCTCAAGCTCATTCCCATCATCAATCCGGGCCCCTGGCAGGGGCTGATCCTTCCCGTCATGACATTGGCGGTTCCGATTTCGGCACCGCTGGCTCAAATCCTGATGCGCAACATCGACCACGTTCTGACGGAACCCTTCGTGGCCGTTGCCCGCGCCAAGGGAGCATCCCATCGCTGGGTCCTGTGGAAGCACGTGGCGAAGAATGCGGTTCTGCCGACGCTCACCATCGGGGGCATTCTGTTCGGCGAGCTTCTGGCCGGCGCGGTCGTCACGGAAGCGGTCTTCGGCCTCAATGGCCTCGGCGGGCTGACGCAGCGTTCCGTCAACGATCAGGACATCGCCGTCCTGCAGGCGATCGTCGTGTTCTCGGCAACGGCCTTCGTGCTCATCAACCTCACGGTGGACCTGCTGTATCCCGTCTTCGATCCTCGCCTCCGGGTCAGACAAGGAGCTGTCGCATGA
- a CDS encoding TIGR04028 family ABC transporter substrate-binding protein — MTLKSLSGSKAHLAALVGVTFLAGTSLWGSHAVAAGGEGAPAKGGTLVYLEQQPHTNLYPPAGGFYPNGGILNQITDKLTYQNPKTLEIEPWIAESWTVNADATEYTFKIRTGVTFSDGTPLDAAAVAKNYDTFGRGNKDLKLPISEVINNYDRSEVIDPQTVKFYFKKPSPGFLQGTSVIGSGLVSLKTLALPYEALGDATKIIGSGPFVVASETLGRELTLKARPEYNWGPAKLEHQGRAYLDEIKYIVTPEDSVRIGALLAGQADVIRQIQAYDEKQVEDEGYLIYAPSTRGVNNSVVFRPDNPLVADVKVRRALLHATNTEEIVATLFSTNYPKATSIIAKTASGYVDLSPKLSYDIAKAKQLLDEAGWKVGANGRRQKDGQTLELSAYESLPQPQNKETLQLVAQQWEKVGVKLNVLTADSGSATINNLDPAKAPVSPAMVGRADPDVIKSQYYPTNRNVLLQKGGNSDKVQSFVDERLNGLLDQLASEPDRSKRLAVAGEVQNYVVDQAYAIPIFEEPQAFAAAPYVKNVSFEAVGRPSFYSTWLAPRR; from the coding sequence GTGACGCTCAAATCTCTCTCTGGAAGCAAAGCTCATCTTGCTGCTCTCGTTGGTGTCACATTCCTGGCAGGCACCTCCCTCTGGGGCAGCCACGCGGTTGCCGCAGGCGGGGAGGGCGCGCCTGCGAAGGGCGGCACGCTGGTCTATCTCGAGCAGCAGCCCCACACGAATCTCTACCCGCCGGCCGGCGGCTTCTATCCCAATGGCGGGATCCTCAACCAGATCACCGACAAGCTGACCTACCAGAACCCCAAGACCCTCGAAATCGAGCCCTGGATCGCTGAATCGTGGACGGTCAATGCCGACGCGACGGAGTACACCTTCAAGATCCGGACGGGTGTGACCTTCTCGGATGGCACACCGCTCGATGCCGCGGCGGTCGCCAAGAATTACGACACGTTCGGGCGCGGCAACAAGGACCTGAAGCTGCCGATCTCGGAGGTCATCAACAACTACGACCGCAGCGAGGTCATCGATCCGCAGACGGTGAAGTTCTACTTTAAAAAACCGTCGCCGGGCTTCCTGCAGGGGACGTCCGTGATCGGCTCGGGCCTCGTGTCCCTCAAGACTCTTGCGCTGCCCTACGAGGCTCTGGGCGATGCCACGAAGATCATCGGCTCGGGCCCGTTCGTGGTCGCCAGCGAGACGCTTGGCCGCGAGCTCACGCTGAAGGCCCGCCCCGAGTACAATTGGGGCCCGGCCAAACTTGAACACCAAGGCCGCGCCTATCTGGATGAGATCAAATACATCGTCACGCCGGAAGACAGCGTGCGCATCGGTGCACTTTTGGCAGGGCAGGCGGACGTTATCCGCCAGATACAAGCCTATGACGAGAAGCAGGTCGAGGATGAAGGATACCTGATCTATGCGCCCTCGACACGTGGCGTGAACAACAGTGTCGTCTTCCGGCCGGACAATCCGCTCGTGGCGGATGTCAAGGTCCGTCGCGCGCTTTTGCACGCCACCAACACGGAAGAGATCGTCGCGACCTTGTTCTCGACCAACTATCCGAAGGCGACTTCGATCATCGCCAAGACGGCATCAGGCTATGTCGATCTTTCGCCGAAGCTGTCCTATGATATCGCGAAGGCCAAGCAGCTCCTCGACGAGGCAGGCTGGAAGGTCGGCGCGAACGGCCGGCGTCAGAAGGATGGGCAGACCCTCGAATTATCGGCCTACGAATCCCTGCCGCAGCCGCAGAACAAGGAAACGCTGCAACTCGTCGCCCAGCAATGGGAAAAGGTCGGCGTGAAGCTGAACGTGCTGACGGCCGACTCGGGCAGTGCGACGATCAACAATCTCGACCCCGCCAAGGCGCCCGTATCGCCGGCCATGGTCGGTCGTGCTGATCCGGACGTGATCAAGAGCCAGTACTACCCGACCAATCGCAATGTTCTGCTGCAGAAGGGCGGAAACAGCGACAAGGTGCAGTCCTTCGTCGACGAGCGGTTGAACGGGCTCCTGGATCAGCTCGCGTCCGAGCCGGACCGCAGCAAGCGCCTCGCGGTAGCCGGTGAGGTCCAGAACTACGTGGTCGATCAGGCCTATGCCATCCCGATCTTCGAGGAGCCGCAGGCCTTCGCGGCGGCCCCCTACGTGAAGAACGTGTCTTTCGAAGCGGTCGGCCGTCCGAGCTTCTACAGCACTTGGCTGGCGCCGCGCCGCTGA
- a CDS encoding anion transporter: protein MDARNWASAAIFVLTYGGIALGRVPGLRLDRAGISLLGAALMIGIGVLSPEEAYQAVDLDTITLLLGMMIVVAHLRLSGFFRLVNGWAVTHAHSPLVLLSMIALTTGVFSAFLVNDAVCLIMAPLVVDVTKRLGRNPVPYLLAVAMGSNVGSVATITGNPQNMIVGVISQIPYATFAAALAPVAAAGLIIVCALIALLCRSEFRVSKVLTADPGPSRIHKPQMLKAILVTTGVVVAFFAGAPVAKAAIFGAALLLVTRQVKPGKVYREIDGPLLLMFAGLFIVVAGAEKALLSPDMIEAVRALQLANVWVLTGVTALLSNLVSNVPAVLVLKPFVEGLPDQQRLWLVIAMASTLAGNLTLVGSVANLIVAEKARAAGIELGFRAYLRVGVPVTVATLAVGAWWLSGGPGT, encoded by the coding sequence ATGGATGCCAGGAACTGGGCCAGCGCGGCCATCTTCGTCCTGACATACGGCGGTATCGCGCTCGGGCGCGTTCCGGGGCTCAGGCTCGACCGAGCCGGGATCTCCCTGCTCGGGGCTGCCCTGATGATCGGTATCGGCGTTCTGTCGCCCGAGGAGGCGTATCAGGCGGTCGACCTCGACACGATCACGCTGCTGCTCGGCATGATGATCGTCGTGGCGCATCTGCGGCTCTCGGGCTTCTTCCGCCTGGTGAACGGCTGGGCGGTCACTCACGCGCATTCGCCCCTGGTGCTGCTGTCCATGATCGCGCTGACCACGGGCGTCTTCTCGGCATTCCTCGTCAACGACGCCGTCTGCCTGATCATGGCTCCGCTCGTGGTGGATGTCACGAAGCGTCTCGGCCGCAATCCGGTCCCGTACCTGCTGGCCGTCGCGATGGGTTCCAACGTGGGGAGCGTCGCGACGATCACGGGCAATCCCCAGAACATGATCGTCGGAGTGATCTCCCAGATCCCCTATGCCACCTTCGCGGCAGCTCTGGCGCCGGTGGCGGCGGCGGGCCTGATTATCGTCTGCGCCCTGATCGCGTTGCTGTGCCGGAGCGAGTTCCGGGTCTCCAAGGTGCTCACGGCGGATCCCGGGCCCAGCCGGATCCACAAGCCCCAGATGCTGAAGGCCATCCTGGTGACGACGGGGGTGGTGGTCGCGTTCTTTGCCGGTGCGCCAGTCGCCAAGGCGGCGATTTTCGGCGCGGCGTTGCTGCTCGTGACGCGGCAGGTGAAGCCCGGCAAGGTGTACCGCGAGATCGACGGCCCATTGCTGCTGATGTTCGCCGGGTTGTTCATCGTGGTGGCGGGAGCCGAGAAGGCCCTTCTGTCGCCCGACATGATCGAAGCGGTTCGCGCATTGCAGCTGGCGAACGTCTGGGTTCTCACCGGCGTCACGGCCCTTCTGTCGAATTTGGTCAGCAACGTACCGGCCGTGCTCGTGCTCAAACCCTTTGTCGAGGGCCTTCCGGATCAGCAGCGGCTCTGGCTCGTCATCGCCATGGCTTCGACGCTGGCCGGCAATCTCACCCTGGTAGGTTCGGTGGCCAACCTGATCGTGGCCGAGAAGGCGCGCGCGGCCGGAATCGAGCTCGGCTTCCGGGCTTATCTGCGTGTCGGAGTGCCCGTCACCGTGGCGACGCTTGCCGTAGGAGCGTGGTGGCTGTCCGGCGGTCCTGGGACCTAG
- a CDS encoding MFS transporter, producing MADSVRPSPAPARVERPLDALNFFLADVRDGLGPYLAVYLLTIRHWNEAEIGLVMTMAGLAAIMAQTPAGALIDATHAKRAVIVVAALVVTAGSLLLPFLASFWPVAVSQAVVHATGTVFAPTIAAITLGIVGHAHFARRTGRNEAFNHAGNAFAAGAAGAAAYLWGPVVVFFLMAAMAIASLVSVLMVPASAINHEQARGLLDGAAAADDQPSGLKILVTCRPLLIFAASAVLFHLANAAMLPLVGQKLALQDKNLGTSLMSACIVAAQVVMVPMAMLVARKADIWGRKPMFLAGFLILPIRGVLYTLSDNPYWLVGVQLLDGIGAGLYGALFPLIVADLMAGTGRFNVAQGAVTTAQGIGASLSTALAGIIVVEIGYSMAFLVLAGIASAGLILFWAMMPETMHGAPGEPANHATIRLQPLPRETG from the coding sequence ATGGCTGATAGTGTTCGCCCCTCGCCAGCCCCGGCCCGGGTCGAGCGCCCGCTCGATGCTCTCAACTTCTTCCTGGCAGATGTGCGCGATGGGCTCGGACCCTACCTCGCCGTCTATCTCCTGACGATCCGGCACTGGAACGAGGCCGAGATCGGTCTGGTCATGACCATGGCCGGTCTGGCGGCCATCATGGCCCAGACCCCGGCCGGCGCCCTGATCGATGCCACCCATGCCAAGCGGGCCGTGATCGTGGTTGCGGCGCTTGTCGTCACCGCGGGATCGCTGCTTCTGCCTTTCCTTGCATCGTTCTGGCCCGTGGCGGTGTCGCAGGCCGTGGTCCACGCCACCGGCACGGTGTTCGCGCCCACCATCGCGGCAATCACCCTCGGCATTGTCGGACACGCCCACTTCGCGCGCCGGACGGGCCGCAACGAGGCGTTCAACCATGCCGGCAACGCCTTTGCGGCAGGAGCCGCTGGCGCGGCCGCCTATCTGTGGGGGCCGGTCGTCGTGTTCTTCCTCATGGCTGCCATGGCGATTGCTAGCCTCGTCAGCGTCTTGATGGTCCCGGCGAGCGCCATCAACCATGAACAGGCGCGAGGCCTGTTGGACGGCGCCGCCGCCGCGGACGACCAGCCATCGGGGTTGAAGATCCTGGTCACGTGTCGCCCGCTCCTGATTTTCGCCGCCAGCGCCGTGCTGTTTCATCTCGCCAATGCCGCCATGCTGCCGCTGGTCGGCCAGAAGCTGGCCCTCCAGGACAAGAACCTCGGCACCTCCCTGATGTCGGCCTGCATCGTGGCCGCTCAGGTCGTCATGGTGCCGATGGCCATGCTCGTGGCGCGCAAGGCCGACATCTGGGGCCGCAAGCCCATGTTCCTGGCCGGGTTCCTGATCCTGCCCATCCGCGGCGTTCTGTACACCCTCTCGGACAATCCCTACTGGCTGGTCGGAGTCCAGCTGCTCGATGGCATTGGAGCGGGTCTCTACGGAGCGCTCTTTCCGCTGATCGTGGCCGACCTGATGGCAGGCACCGGCCGATTCAACGTGGCGCAGGGAGCGGTCACGACGGCGCAGGGCATCGGGGCTTCGCTGTCCACGGCGCTCGCCGGCATCATCGTCGTGGAGATCGGGTACTCGATGGCCTTTCTGGTGCTGGCCGGCATCGCGTCCGCGGGACTGATCCTGTTCTGGGCGATGATGCCGGAGACGATGCATGGCGCCCCCGGAGAGCCGGCTAATCATGCCACCATCCGTCTCCAGCCCCTCCCGCGTGAGACTGGATAA
- a CDS encoding selenium-binding family protein produces MTRWQPDPSFYPSPRLAEKAPPETLAYVAMFDPDRQQPDGIAVVDLDPASPSYAQIVGSVAMPNTGDELHHFGWNACSSCLCPNMPHPHVERRYLVVPGLRSSRIHIIDTKPDPHSPAIVKVIEPEVIAERTGYTRPHTIHCGPDGIYVTALGSAEGAAPGGIFIMDHQTFEPLGRWEIDRGPQQLAYDGWWHLGYDTLVTSEWGTPDTFENGLVPEILLGSRYGRRLHFWDLLKRKHLQEIDFGEEHQLVFELRPAHDPTKAYGFVNCVISLKDLSSSIWTWYRDGNRWAVKKIITIPAEPASADDLPDMLKGFGAVPPLVTDIDLSMDDRFLYVSCWGTGDLQQYDVSDPLNPKLTGKVRIGGIVSRASHPRAKNGHLTGGPQMVEISRDGRRVYFTNSLYGSIDQQFYHRGFEGWMVKLNADPDGGISFDEDFFIEWPKGHRPHQIRLEGGDCSSDSYCYP; encoded by the coding sequence GTGACGCGTTGGCAGCCCGATCCGAGTTTCTATCCATCCCCGCGCTTGGCCGAGAAAGCCCCGCCGGAGACGCTGGCCTATGTGGCCATGTTCGATCCGGACCGGCAACAGCCCGACGGCATCGCCGTCGTTGATCTCGACCCGGCCTCGCCGTCCTATGCCCAGATCGTTGGATCGGTGGCCATGCCCAACACGGGCGATGAACTGCACCATTTCGGATGGAACGCCTGTTCGTCCTGCCTCTGTCCCAACATGCCCCACCCGCACGTGGAGAGGCGCTACCTTGTGGTGCCGGGCCTGCGCTCGTCCCGCATTCACATCATCGACACGAAGCCTGATCCACACAGTCCGGCGATCGTGAAGGTGATCGAGCCCGAGGTGATCGCCGAACGGACCGGCTACACGCGGCCGCACACGATCCATTGTGGACCGGACGGCATTTACGTCACGGCCCTCGGCAGCGCGGAAGGCGCGGCGCCCGGTGGCATCTTCATCATGGACCACCAGACCTTCGAGCCGCTCGGGCGCTGGGAGATCGACCGGGGACCCCAGCAACTTGCCTATGACGGCTGGTGGCACCTGGGATACGACACGCTGGTAACCAGCGAATGGGGCACGCCTGACACCTTCGAGAACGGCTTGGTTCCCGAGATCCTGCTCGGCTCGCGCTATGGCCGGCGCCTGCATTTCTGGGATCTGCTGAAACGCAAGCACCTCCAGGAAATCGATTTCGGCGAGGAGCACCAACTCGTGTTCGAGCTTCGGCCCGCCCACGATCCGACGAAGGCCTATGGGTTCGTCAATTGCGTGATCAGCCTGAAGGATCTCTCCTCCTCGATTTGGACCTGGTATCGTGACGGCAATCGCTGGGCGGTCAAAAAGATCATCACGATCCCGGCCGAACCCGCGAGCGCCGACGACCTGCCGGACATGCTGAAAGGCTTCGGCGCGGTGCCGCCGCTCGTGACCGATATCGATCTGTCCATGGATGACCGGTTTCTCTACGTGTCCTGCTGGGGCACGGGCGATCTCCAGCAATATGATGTGTCCGACCCGTTGAACCCCAAGCTCACCGGCAAGGTGCGGATCGGCGGGATTGTGTCGCGCGCCTCCCATCCCAGGGCGAAGAACGGGCATCTGACGGGTGGGCCGCAGATGGTCGAGATCAGCCGGGACGGTCGGCGGGTGTACTTCACAAACTCGCTCTACGGCTCCATCGACCAGCAGTTCTACCACCGCGGCTTCGAGGGCTGGATGGTGAAGCTGAACGCGGATCCGGACGGCGGCATCTCGTTCGATGAGGACTTCTTCATCGAGTGGCCCAAGGGGCACAGGCCGCATCAGATCCGCCTCGAAGGCGGCGATTGCTCCTCGGACTCCTATTGCTACCCATAA